A DNA window from Halorubrum sp. DM2 contains the following coding sequences:
- a CDS encoding flagellar protein G encodes MASVPVSHLILFIASLVIAAGVVGTITTGVDRVSAAVEDAGLDATETLRTDVTIISDPSAGVYNASENNVTLLIKNTGTYRLAPDGSDLDVVFDGSYVGPDATSGELVSADGANAWSRGDVLRLTINVSEIEGSGGTLDDGDHRVFLSANGDEELFQFRVEGGS; translated from the coding sequence ATGGCCAGCGTTCCCGTCTCCCACCTCATCCTGTTCATCGCGAGTCTCGTCATCGCCGCGGGCGTCGTCGGCACCATCACTACCGGCGTCGACCGCGTGAGCGCCGCCGTCGAGGACGCCGGCCTCGACGCGACCGAGACGCTTCGGACCGACGTGACGATCATCTCGGACCCTAGCGCGGGGGTGTATAACGCGAGCGAGAACAACGTAACGCTGCTGATCAAAAACACGGGCACCTACCGGCTCGCGCCCGACGGATCGGACCTCGACGTCGTCTTCGACGGGAGCTACGTCGGGCCGGACGCGACCTCCGGCGAACTCGTCTCCGCGGACGGCGCGAACGCGTGGAGTCGAGGCGACGTGTTGCGGCTCACGATCAACGTGAGCGAGATCGAGGGATCGGGCGGCACCCTCGACGACGGCGACCACCGGGTGTTCCTCTCGGCGAACGGCGACGAGGAGCTGTTCCAGTTCCGCGTGGAGGGGGGGAGCTGA
- a CDS encoding metal-dependent transcriptional regulator produces the protein MTRETEYLLALYIAEHRSSPPVPPGRIADAVGRSPAATTEMLQRLERRGLVAREPYDGVALTDAGRERAEDRHEAYVALSWFFRDVLGLDAHEREAMEMAALVSPTVANRLVDLLLDGVPGDPLGPGAVSLPQSDAD, from the coding sequence ATGACGCGCGAGACGGAGTACCTGCTCGCGCTGTACATCGCGGAACACCGGTCGTCGCCGCCGGTTCCGCCGGGACGGATCGCCGACGCGGTCGGGCGGTCGCCGGCCGCGACGACGGAGATGCTCCAGCGGCTCGAACGCCGCGGGCTCGTGGCTCGGGAGCCGTACGACGGCGTGGCGCTCACCGACGCGGGCCGGGAACGCGCCGAGGACCGCCACGAGGCGTACGTCGCGCTCTCGTGGTTCTTCCGCGACGTGCTGGGACTCGACGCCCACGAGCGCGAGGCGATGGAGATGGCGGCGCTGGTGAGTCCGACGGTGGCAAACCGGCTCGTCGACCTGCTGCTCGACGGGGTGCCGGGAGACCCGCTCGGCCCCGGAGCGGTGTCGCTCCCGCAGTCGGACGCGGACTGA
- a CDS encoding TIGR00296 family protein has protein sequence MSEAQTVQLSYDDGARAVELAREAVESFVQHGQREQPGSMREAFYARTGAFVRLESTRGRGRLRGCAGAWETSDQLGHAIVEAAIKAASDDSCGSEVEPKELDNLTVSVFVVSNTILTNDPLEDLEVGTHGVAVDSGNAHGWLYPTVPVENGWSGAEFLSRACRKAKLSPTAWQEEDTIVTLIEGQVFRERADGGAVEEL, from the coding sequence ATGTCCGAGGCTCAGACCGTTCAGCTGTCGTACGACGACGGTGCACGAGCGGTCGAACTCGCGCGGGAGGCGGTCGAGTCGTTCGTCCAACACGGACAACGCGAACAACCCGGCAGCATGCGCGAAGCGTTCTACGCCCGCACCGGTGCCTTCGTTCGACTCGAATCGACGCGGGGACGCGGCCGCCTCCGCGGCTGCGCCGGCGCGTGGGAGACCTCCGACCAGCTCGGCCACGCCATCGTCGAGGCCGCCATCAAGGCGGCCTCCGACGACTCCTGCGGCTCCGAGGTGGAGCCGAAGGAGCTGGACAACCTCACGGTCTCGGTGTTCGTCGTCTCGAATACGATCCTCACGAACGACCCGCTCGAAGACCTTGAGGTCGGCACCCACGGCGTCGCCGTCGACAGCGGCAACGCTCACGGCTGGCTCTACCCGACGGTCCCCGTCGAGAACGGCTGGTCCGGCGCGGAGTTCCTCTCGCGCGCCTGCCGGAAGGCGAAGCTCTCCCCCACCGCGTGGCAGGAGGAGGACACGATAGTGACGCTCATCGAAGGACAGGTGTTCCGAGAGCGCGCCGACGGCGGTGCCGTCGAAGAGCTGTAG
- a CDS encoding nicotinate phosphoribosyltransferase, whose product MSEFDIVDATAVREGRATDAYFERTEAALEAAGRNPRVVAEVTADQFPDGEFELFAGLGNAVELLAGRDVDVHAIPEGRLFDGGPVMRIEGPYLAFARLETSLLGFLSHASGMATAALDCRLAAPESSVLSFGARHVHPAMTAAVERSALVGGFDGFSHVAAGELIGREASGTMPHALAICFGRGQQEAAWRAYDEGVPGDAPRIALCDTYSDEVDEVLRAVETLGDDLDGVRLDTTGSRRGDFRHIVREVQWELDARGHADVDVYVSGGLGPADLRGLRDVVDGFGVGGYVSNADPVDFALDLVAVDGEPAAKRGKLSGAKAVYRTADGAHAVGLADRSGPEGAESLMEPVIRDGEVVDGDAFDLSAATERALADAPAVGYGSDQ is encoded by the coding sequence ATGAGCGAGTTCGACATCGTCGATGCGACCGCGGTCCGTGAGGGGCGCGCAACCGACGCGTACTTCGAGCGGACCGAGGCGGCGCTGGAGGCCGCGGGGCGGAACCCCCGCGTCGTCGCCGAGGTGACCGCGGACCAGTTCCCGGACGGGGAGTTCGAGCTGTTCGCCGGGCTGGGGAACGCGGTGGAGCTGCTGGCCGGCCGCGACGTCGACGTCCACGCGATCCCCGAGGGGCGGCTGTTCGACGGCGGCCCGGTGATGCGGATCGAGGGGCCGTACCTCGCGTTCGCGCGGTTGGAGACGTCGCTTCTGGGGTTCCTCTCGCACGCGTCCGGGATGGCGACGGCGGCGCTGGACTGCCGGCTCGCCGCGCCCGAGTCGAGCGTCCTCTCCTTCGGCGCGCGCCACGTCCACCCCGCGATGACCGCCGCGGTCGAGCGGTCGGCGCTCGTCGGCGGGTTCGACGGCTTCTCGCACGTCGCCGCGGGCGAGTTGATCGGCCGGGAGGCGTCCGGGACGATGCCCCACGCGCTCGCCATCTGTTTCGGGCGGGGCCAACAGGAGGCCGCGTGGCGCGCCTACGACGAGGGCGTCCCGGGAGATGCGCCCCGGATCGCCCTCTGTGACACCTACTCCGACGAGGTAGACGAGGTGCTCCGGGCCGTGGAGACGCTCGGCGACGACCTCGACGGCGTCCGCCTCGACACCACCGGCTCCCGACGCGGCGACTTCCGGCACATCGTCCGCGAAGTCCAGTGGGAACTCGACGCGCGCGGCCACGCGGACGTCGACGTGTACGTCTCGGGGGGACTCGGTCCCGCGGACCTCCGGGGGCTGCGCGACGTCGTCGACGGGTTCGGCGTCGGCGGGTACGTCTCCAACGCGGACCCGGTCGACTTCGCGCTCGACCTCGTCGCCGTCGACGGCGAGCCGGCGGCCAAGCGGGGGAAGCTCTCCGGCGCGAAGGCCGTTTACCGCACCGCCGACGGTGCCCACGCCGTCGGACTCGCAGACCGCTCGGGGCCCGAGGGAGCCGAGTCGCTCATGGAGCCGGTGATCCGGGACGGCGAGGTCGTCGACGGCGACGCGTTCGACCTGTCGGCGGCGACGGAGCGGGCGCTCGCGGACGCGCCGGCAGTGGGCTACGGGAGCGATCAGTAG
- a CDS encoding NAD(P)-dependent oxidoreductase, with translation METVLVTGGRGASGRWVVDRLAGDYEVVVVDYDHPGLGVDPAPNVSFRAADLAERGEALDIVAAVDPDAVVHWAAIPVAGTHPEGRVFEANALAAKNVLDAAGRADARIVQASSDGAYGFFFADPTPLPDELPITEDHPLRPEDPYGLSKVTAEAAAGAVARRHDVPAVSIRPSWIQYPGAYACRADEYVTDLDAGAGNFWSYVDVRDVADLVAAALAETGDGDAPVDPGTHEAVNCVAADNALGRPLLDLLREAYDGVPDDSAVDEGDDRGAYAIDKADRLFGWTPSRSWRDAADEEVAEPTLFE, from the coding sequence ATGGAAACGGTACTCGTTACGGGCGGCCGCGGAGCCTCCGGGCGCTGGGTCGTCGACCGGCTCGCCGGCGACTACGAGGTCGTCGTCGTCGACTACGACCACCCGGGGCTCGGCGTCGACCCCGCTCCGAACGTCTCGTTCCGTGCGGCCGACCTCGCGGAGCGTGGCGAAGCGCTCGACATCGTCGCCGCGGTCGACCCCGACGCGGTCGTCCACTGGGCCGCCATCCCGGTCGCCGGCACCCACCCGGAGGGGCGGGTGTTCGAGGCGAACGCGCTCGCCGCCAAGAACGTCCTCGACGCCGCCGGCCGGGCCGACGCGCGGATCGTTCAGGCCTCTAGCGACGGCGCGTACGGCTTCTTCTTCGCCGACCCGACGCCGCTCCCGGACGAACTGCCGATCACCGAGGACCACCCGCTCCGCCCGGAGGACCCGTACGGGCTCTCGAAGGTGACCGCGGAGGCGGCGGCGGGCGCGGTCGCGCGCCGCCACGACGTGCCGGCGGTATCGATACGCCCGTCGTGGATCCAGTACCCCGGCGCGTACGCCTGCCGCGCGGACGAGTACGTGACCGACCTCGACGCCGGCGCGGGCAACTTCTGGTCGTACGTCGACGTCCGCGACGTGGCCGACCTCGTCGCGGCCGCGCTCGCGGAGACGGGCGACGGCGACGCTCCCGTCGACCCCGGAACCCACGAGGCGGTGAACTGCGTCGCGGCCGACAACGCCCTCGGCCGCCCGCTGCTCGACCTCCTCCGCGAGGCGTACGACGGCGTCCCCGACGACTCCGCCGTCGACGAGGGCGACGACCGCGGTGCCTACGCGATCGACAAGGCGGATCGGCTGTTCGGATGGACGCCCTCGCGCTCGTGGCGCGACGCCGCCGACGAGGAGGTCGCCGAGCCGACGCTGTTCGAGTGA
- a CDS encoding type II/IV secretion system ATPase subunit produces the protein MTEHGTAQPSDELRKAAMRRPHLREHLREFKQITGEFPQFIEEPKDEYESDRPNVIYPVGGPIYSHIYGDLGQDTKYYAIEPEVSGPQVEVLNEVKNRLLTASGQHTAPDNEAEYDDLIEELLEEVTHVDDTSSGWRKGLSKLKNFGKLSVTEETYENIRYRLNRDIVGLGPLEPIMRDPANEDIHVIGPKECHVDHGTYGMLETTVDFGTPQEFDNWLRNMGERMGDPLSDSDPIVDSTLPDGSRINIIYSDDVSLKGSSLTIRQGDEVPLSINQITHWGTLSPQLSAYLWLCLENEQTVFVVGETASGKTTTLNAILSYIPDDSKIYTAEDTAEVIPPHNTWQQLLTREGGDEGSSDVDMFDLVAAALRSRPDYIIVGEVRGAEGRMAFQAAQTGHPVMLTFHASDIVSMIQRFTSEPINVPETFMDNADVALFQNRVKQGDDVLRRVTSVQEIEGYSKEMDGVVTREVFSWDPVEDEIVFQGMNNSYVLEEQIATLLGYADTRDIYDDLEFRAELIERMIQEGIMGYHEVNDAINSFQRDGVEGLPFDMHRNTR, from the coding sequence ATGACCGAACACGGAACCGCACAACCGTCCGACGAGCTCCGAAAGGCCGCCATGCGGCGGCCCCACCTCCGGGAACACCTCCGCGAGTTCAAACAGATCACGGGGGAGTTCCCGCAGTTCATCGAGGAGCCGAAAGACGAGTACGAGTCCGACCGGCCGAACGTCATCTACCCCGTCGGCGGCCCCATCTACAGCCACATCTACGGTGACCTCGGACAGGACACGAAGTACTACGCCATCGAACCCGAGGTGAGCGGTCCGCAGGTGGAGGTGCTCAACGAGGTAAAAAACCGGCTGCTCACCGCCAGCGGTCAGCACACGGCACCGGACAACGAGGCGGAGTACGACGACCTCATCGAGGAGCTGTTGGAGGAGGTGACCCACGTCGACGACACCTCCTCCGGCTGGCGCAAGGGGCTCTCGAAGCTGAAGAACTTCGGCAAGCTGTCGGTCACCGAGGAGACCTACGAGAACATCCGCTACCGGCTCAACCGCGACATCGTCGGGCTCGGTCCCCTCGAGCCGATCATGCGCGACCCGGCCAACGAGGACATCCACGTCATCGGCCCCAAGGAGTGCCACGTCGACCACGGCACCTACGGCATGCTGGAGACGACCGTCGACTTCGGGACGCCACAGGAGTTCGACAACTGGCTGCGGAACATGGGCGAGCGGATGGGCGACCCCCTCTCCGACTCCGACCCGATCGTCGACTCCACGCTCCCCGACGGGTCGCGTATCAACATCATCTACTCCGACGACGTCTCGCTGAAGGGGTCTTCGCTCACGATCCGGCAGGGCGACGAGGTGCCGCTGTCGATCAACCAGATCACCCACTGGGGAACGCTCTCGCCGCAGCTCTCGGCGTACCTCTGGCTCTGTTTGGAGAACGAGCAGACGGTGTTCGTGGTCGGGGAGACGGCGTCGGGGAAGACGACAACGCTGAACGCGATACTGTCGTACATCCCGGACGACTCGAAGATCTACACCGCGGAGGACACCGCCGAGGTCATCCCGCCCCACAACACTTGGCAGCAGCTGTTGACCCGCGAGGGCGGCGACGAGGGCTCTTCCGACGTCGACATGTTCGATCTGGTCGCCGCCGCGCTGCGGTCGCGTCCGGACTACATCATCGTCGGGGAGGTCCGCGGGGCCGAGGGGCGCATGGCGTTCCAGGCGGCCCAGACGGGCCACCCGGTCATGCTGACGTTCCACGCCTCGGACATCGTCTCGATGATCCAGCGGTTCACCTCCGAGCCGATCAACGTCCCGGAGACGTTCATGGACAACGCCGACGTGGCGCTGTTCCAGAACCGCGTCAAACAGGGCGACGACGTGCTCCGCCGGGTGACCAGCGTTCAGGAGATCGAGGGGTACTCGAAGGAGATGGACGGGGTCGTCACGCGCGAGGTGTTCAGCTGGGACCCCGTCGAAGACGAGATCGTCTTTCAGGGGATGAACAACTCCTACGTGCTCGAAGAGCAGATCGCGACGCTTCTGGGCTACGCCGACACCCGCGACATCTACGACGACTTGGAGTTCCGCGCGGAGCTGATAGAGCGGATGATTCAGGAGGGGATCATGGGCTACCACGAGGTGAACGACGCGATCAACTCCTTCCAGCGCGACGGCGTCGAGGGGCTCCCCTTCGACATGCACCGGAACACGAGGTAG
- the htpX gene encoding zinc metalloprotease HtpX yields the protein MEWKTDWGLRGRMGLTMFLLFALYVAFVGVLVTFFDVGSLTILIMLGGFSLAQYFFSDKLALRSMGAREVSADEYPDLHRRIERLSQQADLPKPTVAVANTQVPNAFATGRNKKNATVAVTTGLLESLNEDELDGVLAHELAHVKNRDVMVMTIASFLSTIAFFIVRWGWLFGGDNRQGAPVIVAILVSLVVWVISFLLIRALSRYREYSADRGAALITGQPGALASALMTIDGRMDKVPKEDLREEAEMNAFFIIPIKAGFVGKIASTHPSTENRIERLREMEKELETA from the coding sequence ATGGAATGGAAGACAGACTGGGGGTTACGCGGACGGATGGGACTGACGATGTTCCTCCTGTTCGCCCTCTACGTCGCCTTCGTCGGGGTCCTCGTGACGTTTTTCGATGTTGGGAGCCTGACGATCCTGATCATGCTCGGCGGGTTCTCGCTCGCGCAGTACTTCTTCAGCGACAAGCTGGCGCTCCGGAGCATGGGCGCTCGCGAGGTGAGCGCGGACGAGTACCCCGACCTCCACCGTCGGATCGAGCGGCTGAGCCAGCAGGCCGACCTGCCGAAGCCGACGGTCGCCGTCGCGAACACGCAGGTGCCGAACGCGTTCGCGACCGGCCGGAACAAGAAGAACGCCACCGTCGCGGTGACGACCGGGCTGCTGGAGAGCCTGAACGAAGACGAGTTGGACGGCGTCCTCGCCCACGAGCTCGCCCACGTGAAGAACCGCGACGTGATGGTGATGACCATCGCGTCGTTCCTCTCGACCATCGCCTTCTTCATCGTGCGGTGGGGGTGGCTGTTCGGCGGCGACAACCGGCAGGGCGCGCCCGTCATCGTGGCGATCCTCGTGTCGCTGGTCGTCTGGGTGATCTCGTTCCTGCTCATCCGCGCGCTCTCGCGGTACCGCGAGTACTCCGCCGACCGCGGTGCGGCGCTGATCACGGGCCAGCCCGGCGCGCTCGCCTCGGCGCTGATGACGATCGACGGCCGGATGGACAAGGTGCCCAAGGAGGACCTCCGCGAGGAGGCGGAGATGAACGCGTTCTTCATCATCCCGATCAAGGCCGGCTTCGTCGGCAAGATCGCCTCGACGCACCCGTCGACGGAGAACCGCATCGAGCGGCTCCGCGAGATGGAAAAAGAGCTGGAAACGGCCTGA
- a CDS encoding ATPase domain-containing protein — protein sequence MPHDNLLSLGLGERDRLNKELGGGIPRGSIVLMEGDYGAGKSAISQRFAYGLIQEGASVTMMSTELTVRGFIDQMHSLEYDMVKPLLQEELLFLHADFDSGGAFSDGDGERKELLKRLMNAEAMWNSDVVFLDTFDAIFRNDPTFESLVRKNEERQAALEIISFFREIISQGKVVVLTVDPSAVDDDAIGPFRSIADVFLQLEMVEVGNDIRRQINVKRFAGMGEQVGDTIGFSVRSGTGIVIESRSVA from the coding sequence ATGCCCCACGACAACCTGCTCTCCCTCGGCCTCGGCGAGCGCGACCGGCTGAACAAGGAGCTGGGCGGCGGCATCCCGCGCGGTAGCATCGTCCTCATGGAGGGCGACTACGGGGCCGGGAAAAGCGCCATCTCCCAGCGGTTCGCCTACGGGCTGATCCAGGAGGGCGCGTCGGTGACGATGATGTCGACGGAGCTGACCGTCCGCGGGTTCATCGACCAGATGCACTCGCTGGAGTACGACATGGTGAAGCCGCTCTTACAGGAGGAGCTGCTCTTCCTCCACGCCGACTTCGACTCCGGCGGCGCGTTCTCCGACGGCGACGGCGAGCGCAAGGAGCTGCTCAAGCGGCTGATGAACGCCGAGGCGATGTGGAACTCCGACGTCGTCTTCCTCGACACGTTCGACGCCATCTTCCGTAACGACCCCACCTTCGAGTCGCTGGTCCGGAAAAACGAGGAGCGACAGGCCGCCTTGGAGATCATCTCCTTCTTCCGCGAGATCATCTCGCAGGGGAAGGTGGTGGTGCTCACCGTCGACCCCTCCGCCGTCGACGACGACGCGATCGGCCCGTTCCGGTCGATTGCGGACGTCTTCCTCCAGCTGGAGATGGTCGAGGTCGGCAACGACATCCGCCGCCAGATCAACGTCAAGCGGTTCGCGGGCATGGGCGAGCAGGTCGGCGACACCATCGGGTTCTCGGTCCGTTCCGGAACCGGTATCGTGATAGAGAGCCGCAGCGTCGCCTGA
- a CDS encoding Hvo_1808 family surface protein: MRRVLTPSTAAAVVAALAVLCVALTAGAAAAPDAGAAHAASVGDSAASDPVSSASADECDPGDGTELVGCWNGTHYEESVDFNETGGLNETQLAALTDLTMARVEHVRQRPFREDVPVETVSRSEYANDTASGGNESEAFRRWNDQVWRALFVVGDGENANDEIDSVLGGAVSGFYSPAEDRIVIVVPDGESAEVDPSTLAHELLHAMQDQYHDLTDPRYVGVTQDGDLAVNGIVEGEAVHVEERYAARCADNWTCVEPPESGGGGGGGFSGNIGILQTVLQPYGDGALYVRDLVDEGGWAAVNETMNDPPNSTAEVIHRNPDYETSEVDFEDAATGGWETYGDQGVDGAETAGEASMFVMFWYQSAGVQFDGAYEYPILDPDRSVGGNFNILLETDAQLQTRGTYNYAHPVTDGWAGDELYPYRNGDRDGYVWATEWQTEADAEAFRDAYVRMLNAHGDGIYEDGTVYAIGDESDFPGAYGVERDGTSVTITHAPSPEGVLELRPDADLAFPDADGTDGADGSGDGDGTDGGSDDANGTDGGDGGNGSDGTDGSDGTDGSDGDSTENSAPGFGVAAALVALVAALGLSARRSS, from the coding sequence ATGCGACGGGTTCTCACCCCCTCGACCGCGGCCGCCGTCGTCGCCGCGCTCGCCGTCCTGTGTGTCGCCCTCACCGCCGGTGCCGCCGCCGCGCCGGACGCCGGCGCTGCCCACGCCGCGTCCGTCGGCGACTCCGCGGCGTCGGACCCCGTGTCCTCCGCGTCCGCCGACGAGTGCGATCCCGGAGACGGCACCGAGTTGGTCGGCTGCTGGAACGGAACGCACTACGAGGAGTCGGTCGACTTCAACGAGACCGGCGGGCTCAACGAGACGCAGTTGGCGGCGCTGACGGACCTGACGATGGCACGCGTCGAACACGTCCGCCAGCGGCCCTTCCGCGAGGACGTGCCGGTCGAGACGGTGTCGCGCAGCGAGTACGCGAACGACACCGCGAGCGGGGGCAACGAGTCCGAGGCGTTCCGCCGCTGGAACGACCAGGTGTGGAGGGCGCTGTTCGTCGTCGGCGACGGCGAGAACGCGAACGACGAGATCGACTCGGTGCTCGGCGGCGCGGTCTCCGGCTTCTACTCGCCGGCCGAAGACCGGATCGTCATCGTCGTCCCGGACGGCGAGTCGGCCGAGGTCGACCCCTCGACGCTCGCGCACGAGCTGCTCCACGCGATGCAAGACCAGTACCACGACCTCACCGACCCGCGCTACGTCGGCGTCACCCAGGACGGCGACCTCGCGGTCAACGGGATCGTCGAGGGAGAGGCGGTCCACGTCGAGGAGCGGTACGCCGCCCGCTGTGCTGACAACTGGACCTGCGTCGAGCCACCTGAAAGCGGGGGCGGTGGCGGCGGCGGGTTCTCCGGGAACATCGGCATCCTCCAGACCGTCCTCCAGCCGTACGGCGACGGGGCCCTCTACGTCCGCGACCTCGTCGACGAGGGCGGGTGGGCGGCCGTCAACGAGACGATGAACGACCCGCCGAACTCGACGGCTGAGGTGATCCATCGGAACCCCGACTACGAGACGAGCGAGGTCGACTTCGAGGACGCCGCGACGGGCGGCTGGGAGACATACGGAGACCAGGGTGTCGACGGCGCGGAGACCGCGGGCGAGGCGTCGATGTTCGTGATGTTCTGGTATCAGAGCGCCGGCGTCCAGTTCGACGGCGCGTACGAGTACCCGATCCTCGATCCCGACCGATCCGTCGGCGGGAACTTCAACATCCTTCTCGAAACGGACGCACAGCTCCAGACGCGGGGGACCTACAACTACGCACACCCCGTGACGGACGGGTGGGCGGGCGACGAGCTGTACCCGTACCGGAACGGCGACCGGGACGGGTACGTCTGGGCGACGGAGTGGCAGACGGAGGCCGACGCCGAGGCGTTTCGCGACGCCTACGTTCGGATGCTGAACGCACACGGCGACGGGATATACGAGGACGGAACCGTCTACGCCATCGGCGACGAGAGCGACTTTCCCGGGGCGTACGGCGTCGAGCGCGACGGGACGAGCGTGACGATAACCCACGCGCCGTCTCCCGAGGGCGTCCTCGAACTGCGCCCGGACGCCGACCTCGCGTTCCCGGACGCCGACGGGACGGACGGGGCGGACGGGAGCGGCGACGGTGACGGCACCGACGGCGGGAGCGACGACGCTAACGGCACCGACGGCGGAGACGGCGGGAACGGAAGCGACGGCACCGACGGGAGTGACGGCACCGACGGGAGCGACGGCGACAGCACCGAAAACAGCGCGCCCGGGTTCGGCGTCGCGGCGGCGCTCGTCGCCCTCGTGGCCGCGCTGGGGCTGTCCGCGCGACGGTCGTCGTAG
- the flaJ gene encoding archaellar assembly protein FlaJ, whose protein sequence is MAVKEMGDGLATALQLTSEVMESYDQLDISKRKYVGLVLLPAVFVFLASVVGLVALPLPIAARVPIPMFGALVLFAAVIYPKIYLSSLETKIDNQLHLVMTHMTVLSTTNIDRMEVFRTLAKEEEYGVAAEEIGRVVHLVDTWNQSLDDACRRRAQEVPSDAMADFFDRLGYTMGAGQSLQEFLVSEQDVMLAQYETRYESALSNLEVMKDLYMSMILSMTFALVFAVVLPILTGNDPTATVAAVIVLFVFVQLGFYAMIRATSPYDPIWYHPDERAPGDLKLWASLIGGGGLTFVIIGITAAGMFGYGPGLPGLLFFVDNVRLPLYLAVPISPLIVTGVVLRQEEQAITARDGEFPSFVRALGATESAKQSTTTDVLTTLRDKNFGKLSESIERLYRRLNMRISTEGAWRAFTRDTRSYLIQKFSEMYLVGRQMGGDPKMLGELISKNMNAVNQLREQRRQAAMTFIGLLYGITAAATFAFFIGLEIVAILADLTADFGLEEMDIGQIVYPGAYDIPLIEYLLLTVVLFNAALSSQMIRRIDGGNPANGYIHFVLLTWLGAVTAIATRTLVNAILSI, encoded by the coding sequence ATGGCGGTAAAGGAGATGGGCGACGGGCTCGCGACCGCGCTCCAACTGACCTCCGAGGTCATGGAGTCGTACGACCAGCTCGACATCTCCAAGCGCAAGTACGTCGGGCTGGTGTTGCTGCCGGCCGTGTTCGTGTTCCTCGCGAGCGTCGTCGGGCTGGTCGCGCTCCCGCTCCCGATCGCCGCCCGGGTGCCGATCCCGATGTTCGGCGCGCTCGTGCTGTTCGCGGCCGTCATCTACCCGAAGATCTACCTCTCCAGTCTGGAGACGAAGATCGACAACCAGCTACACCTCGTGATGACGCACATGACGGTGTTGTCGACGACGAACATCGACCGCATGGAGGTGTTTCGGACGCTGGCGAAAGAGGAGGAGTACGGCGTCGCCGCCGAGGAGATCGGCCGCGTCGTCCACCTCGTCGACACGTGGAACCAGAGCCTCGACGACGCGTGTCGCCGCCGGGCACAGGAGGTCCCCTCCGACGCGATGGCCGACTTCTTCGACCGGCTCGGCTACACGATGGGCGCGGGGCAGTCGCTCCAAGAGTTCCTCGTCTCCGAGCAGGACGTGATGCTCGCGCAGTACGAGACCCGCTACGAGTCCGCGCTCTCGAACCTAGAGGTGATGAAGGACCTGTATATGTCGATGATCCTCTCGATGACGTTCGCGTTGGTGTTCGCGGTCGTCCTCCCGATCCTCACCGGCAACGACCCGACTGCGACGGTGGCGGCCGTCATCGTCCTCTTCGTGTTCGTCCAACTGGGCTTCTACGCGATGATCCGCGCGACGTCGCCGTACGACCCGATCTGGTACCACCCGGACGAGCGCGCCCCCGGCGACCTGAAGCTGTGGGCGTCGCTCATCGGCGGCGGCGGGCTCACGTTCGTGATCATCGGGATCACGGCCGCCGGGATGTTCGGGTACGGGCCCGGGCTCCCCGGACTCCTCTTTTTCGTCGACAACGTCCGGCTGCCGCTGTACCTCGCGGTCCCCATCTCGCCGCTGATCGTCACCGGCGTGGTGCTCCGGCAGGAGGAGCAGGCGATCACCGCCCGCGACGGCGAGTTCCCGTCGTTCGTCCGCGCGCTCGGGGCGACGGAGAGCGCGAAGCAGTCGACGACGACCGACGTGCTCACCACCCTCCGCGACAAGAACTTCGGCAAGCTCTCCGAGTCGATCGAGCGGCTCTACCGCCGGCTCAACATGCGGATCAGCACTGAGGGCGCGTGGCGAGCGTTCACGCGTGACACGCGCTCGTACCTCATCCAGAAGTTCTCCGAGATGTACCTCGTCGGTCGCCAGATGGGCGGGGACCCGAAGATGCTCGGTGAGCTGATCTCGAAAAACATGAACGCCGTCAACCAGCTGCGCGAGCAGCGCCGGCAGGCGGCGATGACGTTCATCGGACTGCTGTACGGGATCACGGCGGCCGCGACGTTCGCCTTCTTCATCGGACTGGAGATCGTCGCCATTCTGGCCGACCTGACCGCTGACTTCGGGCTCGAAGAGATGGACATCGGCCAGATCGTCTACCCCGGCGCGTACGACATCCCGCTGATCGAGTACCTCCTGCTCACCGTCGTGCTGTTCAACGCGGCGCTCTCCTCGCAGATGATCCGACGGATCGACGGCGGGAACCCGGCGAACGGCTACATCCACTTCGTCCTCCTGACGTGGCTCGGGGCGGTCACCGCCATCGCGACGCGGACGCTCGTCAACGCGATCCTGTCGATCTGA